Proteins encoded within one genomic window of Jiangella mangrovi:
- a CDS encoding nitrite/sulfite reductase, which translates to MSPTQTPAPKRPKGQGQWALGHLEPLNPNERVKKDDDGLNVRKRIETIYSKRGFASIDPQDLRGRFRWWGLYTQRRPGIPGGKTAVLEPHELDDEYFMLRVRIDGGALSLEQLRTVAEISTTYGRDTADVTDRQNIQLHWIRVEDMPVIWEKLEAVGLSTTEACGDVPRVILGSPVAGISAAEVLDPTWAIDEIQRRYIGSKEFSNLPRKFKSAISGLPDIVHEANDIAFVGVNHPEHGPGLDLWVGGGLSTNPKLAVRLGAWVPLDEAPEVWAGVVGIFRDYGYRRLRHRARLKFLVDDWGTEKFREVLETEYLGRKLIDGPPPPGHVEPIDHVGVHEQKDGRFYVGVAPLVGRVSGSILSKLADVIEAHGSGRLRTTPHQKLVILDVDGDQVESLVTALDAIGLQARPSVFRRNTMACTGLEYCKLAIVETKQLAVDTVGDLERRLADLTAGIDVPISLHINGCPNSCARIQVADIGLKGQIVKGEEGFQVHLGGGLGLDAGFGRKLRGHKVTAAELPDYVERLVRRFVDERTDGERFAQWVARADEEALQ; encoded by the coding sequence ATGTCTCCCACGCAGACACCGGCCCCCAAGCGCCCCAAGGGCCAGGGGCAGTGGGCCCTCGGCCACCTGGAGCCGCTGAATCCGAACGAGCGGGTCAAGAAGGACGACGACGGCCTCAACGTCCGCAAGCGCATCGAGACGATCTACAGCAAGCGCGGGTTCGCCAGCATCGACCCGCAGGACCTCCGCGGCCGGTTCCGTTGGTGGGGCCTCTACACGCAGCGCCGTCCCGGGATCCCCGGCGGGAAGACCGCCGTCCTCGAGCCGCACGAGCTCGACGACGAGTACTTCATGCTCCGGGTCCGCATCGACGGCGGCGCGCTCAGCCTCGAGCAGCTGCGCACCGTCGCCGAGATCTCGACGACGTACGGGCGCGACACCGCCGACGTCACCGACCGGCAGAACATCCAGCTGCACTGGATCCGCGTCGAGGACATGCCGGTCATCTGGGAGAAGCTCGAGGCCGTCGGCCTGAGCACGACGGAGGCCTGCGGCGACGTCCCGCGTGTCATCCTCGGCTCCCCCGTCGCCGGCATCAGCGCCGCCGAGGTGCTCGACCCGACCTGGGCGATCGACGAGATCCAGCGCCGCTACATCGGCTCCAAGGAGTTCTCGAACCTCCCCCGCAAGTTCAAGTCTGCCATCAGCGGCCTGCCCGACATCGTCCACGAGGCCAACGACATCGCGTTCGTCGGCGTCAACCACCCGGAGCACGGCCCCGGCCTGGACCTGTGGGTCGGCGGCGGCCTGTCGACGAACCCGAAGTTGGCGGTCCGGCTGGGCGCGTGGGTGCCGCTCGACGAGGCGCCCGAGGTCTGGGCCGGCGTCGTCGGCATCTTCCGCGACTACGGCTACCGCCGCCTGCGCCACCGTGCGCGGCTGAAGTTCCTCGTCGACGACTGGGGCACGGAGAAGTTCCGGGAGGTTCTCGAGACCGAGTACCTCGGCCGCAAGCTCATCGACGGCCCGCCGCCGCCCGGGCACGTCGAGCCGATCGACCACGTCGGCGTGCACGAGCAGAAGGACGGCCGGTTCTACGTCGGCGTCGCGCCGCTGGTCGGCCGCGTCTCCGGCTCCATCCTGTCCAAGCTGGCCGACGTCATCGAGGCGCACGGCTCGGGCCGGCTGCGCACCACGCCGCACCAGAAGCTCGTCATCCTCGACGTCGACGGCGACCAGGTCGAGTCGCTGGTCACCGCGCTCGACGCCATCGGGCTGCAGGCCCGGCCGAGCGTGTTCCGTCGCAACACCATGGCCTGCACCGGCCTCGAGTACTGCAAGCTGGCCATCGTCGAGACCAAGCAGCTGGCCGTCGACACCGTCGGCGACCTCGAGCGGCGCCTCGCCGACCTGACCGCCGGCATCGACGTGCCGATCTCGCTGCACATCAACGGCTGCCCGAACTCGTGCGCGCGCATCCAGGTCGCCGACATCGGCCTCAAAGGGCAGATCGTCAAGGGCGAGGAGGGCTTCCAGGTCCACCTCGGCGGCGGCCTCGGCCTCGACGCCGGGTTCGGCCGGAAGCTGCGCGGCCACAAGGTGACGGCGGCCGAGCTGCCGGACTACGTCGAGCGCCTCGTCCGCCGCTTCGTGGACGAGCGCACCGACGGCGAGCGGTTCGCCCAGTGGGTGGCCCGCGCCGACGAAGAAGCACTCCAGTAG
- a CDS encoding LLM class flavin-dependent oxidoreductase, whose translation MAKISFGIRVPNSGPLSGVENIVRTAQKAEELGFDSIFVHDHVVWSTEMHRHHISSGAHEALADDQSADFYEALTVIGYLAAVTSRVQIGVACLVMPTRNPIYAAKQLATLDHLSNGRLIAGVGLGSKASQSSNEFEVFEVDFKKRASLTDEYIDAMRAIWTQPLATYHGTHINFEDAEIYPKPLQQPNPPIWVGGWTDFAARRTGRVGDGWVPGWLSPKEMARGAEIVRGTATEHGRDPEAITIAVEKLAVIKRDRDAALERAIPTVRTSSTTYERDVDDISFALDRHIFGSVDDVKRRVEEFVEAGVTHFELKLIYPTIDDLEDQMTLWADEILPLYRD comes from the coding sequence ATGGCCAAGATCTCTTTCGGTATCCGGGTGCCCAATTCGGGCCCGTTGTCCGGTGTCGAGAACATCGTCCGGACGGCGCAGAAGGCCGAGGAGCTGGGCTTCGACTCGATCTTCGTGCACGACCACGTGGTCTGGAGCACCGAGATGCACCGGCACCACATCTCGTCGGGCGCACACGAGGCACTCGCCGACGACCAGTCGGCTGACTTCTACGAAGCCCTCACCGTCATCGGCTACCTCGCGGCCGTCACCAGCCGGGTCCAGATCGGCGTGGCCTGCCTGGTCATGCCGACCCGCAACCCCATCTACGCGGCCAAGCAGCTGGCCACCCTCGACCACCTCAGCAACGGGCGGCTCATCGCCGGCGTCGGCCTCGGCTCGAAGGCCAGCCAGTCGTCGAACGAGTTCGAGGTGTTCGAGGTCGACTTCAAGAAGCGGGCCAGCCTCACCGACGAGTACATCGACGCCATGCGGGCCATCTGGACGCAGCCGCTCGCGACGTACCACGGCACGCACATCAACTTCGAGGACGCCGAGATCTACCCGAAGCCGTTGCAGCAGCCGAACCCGCCCATCTGGGTCGGCGGCTGGACCGACTTCGCCGCGCGCCGCACCGGCCGCGTCGGCGACGGCTGGGTGCCCGGCTGGCTCTCGCCGAAGGAGATGGCCCGCGGCGCGGAGATCGTCCGTGGCACCGCCACCGAGCACGGCCGCGACCCCGAGGCGATCACGATCGCCGTCGAGAAGCTCGCCGTCATCAAGCGCGACCGCGACGCCGCCCTGGAGCGCGCGATCCCCACGGTCCGCACCAGCAGCACGACCTACGAGCGCGATGTCGACGACATCTCGTTCGCGCTCGACCGGCACATCTTCGGCTCGGTCGACGACGTGAAGCGCCGGGTGGAGGAGTTCGTCGAGGCGGGCGTGACCCACTTCGAGCTCAAGCTCATCTACCCGACCATCGACGATCTCGAGGACCAGATGACCCTCTGGGCCGACGAGATCCTGCCGCTCTACCGGGACTGA
- a CDS encoding MFS transporter, with translation MADGAKGAGGVSPGMVIAVASLSSAIVTSGMQGIAPALPAIQDQFDLSSAEVALITSVYLLPSVLSALVGGMLADRIGTRPVIAGSLLLFGLGGGLLLLEMPFWGLLAVRFVQGAAFGAVLSLTVAVIGDVVSSGPAAARGQSRRIIMMAIAEAVLPIIAGLLLAWHLGWSSPFALQLLALPLALMAWRVLPPLVRAPAGAEADAVGTPDAPADPKQSGMRAVLRAPAVVGVQILAAMRFVFKFPVITFFPLLATDELGLSPATVGVVMGVSAAISAGTAALTEKLAGRWTSAQLIGGSLVVAALAVGGMAAGEWVALAIVAMFLFGAQDGVYGVAHNVLVTELAPPGLRSTYVGLTGMVRNVGKFAAPALFGAATLVLSITQTFLVLGAVGLASVGVARRVAAVQSRLGPPPSS, from the coding sequence ATGGCGGATGGCGCGAAGGGCGCAGGCGGCGTCTCGCCGGGGATGGTGATCGCGGTCGCGAGCCTGTCCTCGGCGATCGTCACGTCCGGCATGCAGGGCATCGCGCCCGCGCTGCCGGCGATCCAGGACCAGTTCGACCTGAGCTCGGCCGAAGTCGCACTCATCACCAGCGTCTACCTGCTGCCGAGCGTGCTGTCGGCGCTGGTCGGCGGCATGCTGGCCGACCGCATCGGGACCCGGCCGGTCATCGCCGGGTCGCTGCTGCTCTTCGGTCTCGGCGGCGGGTTGCTCCTGCTCGAGATGCCGTTCTGGGGGCTGCTGGCGGTCCGGTTCGTGCAGGGTGCGGCGTTCGGCGCGGTGCTGTCGCTGACGGTGGCGGTGATCGGCGACGTGGTGTCGTCCGGGCCCGCGGCCGCCCGGGGACAGAGCAGACGGATCATCATGATGGCGATCGCCGAGGCGGTCCTGCCGATCATCGCCGGGCTGCTGCTCGCCTGGCACCTGGGCTGGTCGTCGCCGTTCGCGCTGCAGCTCCTGGCGCTGCCACTGGCGCTCATGGCCTGGCGGGTGCTGCCGCCCCTGGTCCGGGCTCCCGCGGGAGCCGAGGCCGACGCCGTCGGGACCCCCGATGCTCCGGCCGATCCGAAGCAGAGCGGGATGCGTGCGGTGCTGAGGGCGCCCGCCGTCGTCGGCGTGCAGATCCTGGCCGCGATGCGGTTCGTGTTCAAGTTCCCCGTCATCACGTTCTTCCCGCTGCTCGCGACCGACGAGCTCGGACTGTCCCCTGCGACCGTCGGCGTCGTCATGGGCGTCTCGGCCGCGATCTCCGCCGGCACCGCGGCCCTGACCGAGAAGCTGGCCGGGCGCTGGACGTCGGCGCAGCTCATCGGCGGCAGCCTGGTGGTCGCGGCGCTGGCCGTGGGCGGCATGGCGGCCGGCGAGTGGGTCGCGCTGGCGATCGTCGCGATGTTCCTGTTCGGCGCACAGGACGGCGTCTACGGCGTCGCGCACAACGTGCTGGTGACCGAGCTGGCACCGCCGGGGCTGCGGTCGACCTACGTCGGGCTGACCGGCATGGTCCGCAACGTCGGCAAGTTCGCCGCGCCCGCACTGTTCGGCGCCGCGACGCTGGTGCTGTCGATCACGCAGACGTTCCTGGTGCTGGGCGCCGTCGGCCTGGCGTCGGTCGGCGTGGCGCGACGGGTGGCGGCGGTCCAGTCGCGACTGGGACCGCCGCCGTCGTCGTAA
- a CDS encoding Bug family tripartite tricarboxylate transporter substrate binding protein, producing MSRTTPQPPRRRRAAVAAALAVAAPLILAACSDDTAASSDDEAWEPDRDIEWIVPYTPGGGFDTYSRGIAEVMQAGHLPDGVNIVVRNSPPLPQGIASMFNADPDGYTIGILPMPAAIAQEIQEPDLAQWTTSEFTVLGQVDENGYVVYVPDDSEFETIEDLIAAQDIRAITVEEGSSSALAGLATIQALDLDADVTYGAEGSAEVVTAALRGDADFFVYGSTDLVGFVESGDIRPLMYLGTEDQLPDNVDWLQDVPTAEEAGFPDLAGAVTELRVIVAPPDLPEPVAEYLRTALAETMADEEFVTWAEEAGRPIVPRTAEETEANIADQIEQMEELVPQLADG from the coding sequence ATGTCCCGAACCACACCCCAGCCGCCACGCCGCCGTCGTGCGGCCGTCGCGGCCGCGCTCGCCGTCGCCGCCCCGCTGATCCTCGCCGCGTGCAGCGACGACACGGCGGCCAGCTCCGACGACGAGGCGTGGGAACCCGACCGCGACATCGAGTGGATCGTGCCGTACACGCCCGGTGGCGGCTTCGACACCTACTCGCGCGGCATCGCCGAGGTCATGCAGGCCGGCCACCTGCCCGACGGTGTCAACATCGTCGTCCGCAACTCTCCCCCGCTGCCCCAGGGCATCGCCTCGATGTTCAACGCCGATCCCGACGGCTACACGATCGGCATCCTGCCGATGCCCGCGGCGATCGCGCAGGAGATCCAGGAGCCCGACCTCGCGCAGTGGACGACCAGCGAGTTCACCGTCCTCGGGCAGGTCGACGAGAACGGCTACGTCGTCTACGTGCCGGACGACTCCGAGTTCGAGACCATCGAGGACCTCATCGCGGCCCAGGACATCCGGGCCATCACCGTCGAGGAGGGCTCGTCGTCCGCGCTGGCCGGCCTCGCCACCATCCAGGCGCTCGACCTCGACGCCGACGTCACCTACGGCGCCGAGGGCTCGGCCGAGGTCGTGACGGCGGCGCTGCGCGGTGACGCCGACTTCTTCGTCTACGGCAGCACCGACCTCGTCGGGTTCGTCGAGTCCGGCGACATCCGCCCGCTCATGTACCTGGGCACCGAGGACCAGCTGCCCGACAACGTCGACTGGCTGCAGGACGTGCCGACCGCCGAGGAGGCCGGCTTCCCGGACCTCGCCGGCGCCGTCACCGAGCTGCGTGTCATCGTCGCCCCGCCGGACCTTCCGGAGCCCGTCGCCGAGTACCTGCGCACCGCGCTCGCCGAGACCATGGCCGACGAGGAGTTCGTCACCTGGGCCGAGGAGGCCGGCCGGCCGATCGTTCCGCGGACCGCCGAGGAGACCGAGGCGAACATCGCGGATCAGATCGAGCAGATGGAAGAGCTCGTCCCGCAACTGGCCGACGGCTGA
- the cobA gene encoding uroporphyrinogen-III C-methyltransferase, whose product MYPLQLDVAGKRVVVVGGGPVAARRARPLVDAGAEVHLVAPYLCEPLAELVAAGRVTWSPRDYAPGDLDGAWLAHTATGDPRVDDAVAEAADAQRTWCVRADDAARSAAWTPAVARVGDVLVAVTAGGDPRRAVRLRGAIQTALETGELPLRRIRQGERRGQVALVGGGPGHPGLITTRGRQLLAEADVVVVDRLAPRALLAELDDEVEVIDVGKTPGHHPVPQHEINRLLVEHAQAGKQVVRLKGGDPFVLGRGGEEAAACRAAGVPVEVVPGVTSAVAVPASAGIPVTHRGLAKQFTVVSGHEGLDWANLAGTEGTLVFLMGVSLLADTAAQLVAHGMDPDTPAAVVEDGFGPRQRVTTAPLSGIAAAAEAAGAQPPAVIVVGDVAALAIG is encoded by the coding sequence ATGTACCCGCTGCAGCTGGACGTCGCCGGGAAACGGGTCGTCGTGGTCGGCGGCGGACCCGTCGCCGCACGCCGCGCGCGACCCCTCGTCGACGCCGGCGCCGAGGTGCACCTGGTCGCGCCGTACCTGTGCGAGCCGCTGGCCGAGCTGGTCGCGGCCGGCCGGGTCACCTGGTCGCCGCGCGACTACGCCCCCGGCGACCTCGACGGCGCGTGGCTGGCGCACACCGCGACCGGCGACCCACGGGTCGACGACGCCGTCGCGGAAGCCGCCGACGCCCAGCGCACCTGGTGCGTCCGCGCCGACGACGCGGCCCGCTCGGCCGCGTGGACCCCGGCGGTGGCCCGGGTCGGCGATGTGCTGGTCGCGGTGACGGCGGGCGGCGACCCGCGGCGCGCGGTCCGGCTGCGGGGCGCCATCCAGACCGCCCTGGAGACCGGCGAGCTCCCGTTGCGCCGCATCCGGCAGGGGGAACGACGGGGACAGGTCGCCCTCGTGGGCGGCGGCCCAGGGCACCCCGGGCTCATCACGACCCGCGGCCGGCAACTGCTGGCCGAAGCCGACGTCGTCGTGGTCGACCGGCTGGCGCCGCGGGCGCTGCTGGCCGAGCTGGACGACGAGGTCGAGGTCATCGACGTCGGCAAGACGCCCGGCCACCACCCGGTCCCCCAGCACGAGATCAACCGGCTCCTCGTCGAGCACGCGCAGGCAGGCAAGCAGGTCGTCCGGCTCAAGGGCGGCGACCCGTTCGTCCTCGGCCGCGGCGGCGAGGAGGCGGCAGCCTGCCGGGCCGCCGGCGTCCCCGTCGAGGTCGTCCCCGGCGTCACCAGCGCCGTCGCCGTCCCCGCGTCCGCCGGCATCCCCGTCACGCACCGCGGGCTGGCCAAGCAGTTCACCGTCGTCTCCGGGCACGAGGGCCTCGACTGGGCCAACCTCGCCGGCACCGAGGGCACCCTCGTCTTCCTCATGGGCGTCAGCCTGCTCGCCGACACCGCCGCCCAGCTCGTCGCGCACGGCATGGACCCGGACACCCCGGCCGCCGTCGTCGAGGACGGCTTCGGCCCCAGGCAGCGGGTCACGACGGCGCCGCTGTCCGGCATCGCCGCGGCGGCCGAGGCGGCCGGTGCACAGCCGCCCGCCGTCATCGTCGTCGGCGACGTCGCCGCCCTCGCGATCGGCTGA
- a CDS encoding tripartite tricarboxylate transporter permease gives MDFGSGLVEALQQMTTWSFLLWFFIGVLNGTIFGLLPGLSGSVGIALMIPFTFDMEPMQAMGLFVAALAGQNFAGSITAILINTPGSSVNAATTYDGYPLSRQGRGGFAIGVSAMASFLGSLIGIAIIIALFPLTRSILLSFSFPELTMLGVLGLAVIAVASRGSMIKGLIAGMVGLLISFVGFAPIGGDVRYVFGQAELYDGIGAVIVLIGLFAVTEALSLIVHNQKVAAGTRTARLGRSQVWEGARYVFTKPFLLLRSSVLGTGIGLIPAVGGTLAAFLAYFQAAKTVRNPKFGQGDPRGVLAPEAANDAKDAGAALPSLAFGIPGSADWAIVLGAMVMHGITPGPNLIRDQPDIVWMSILVIIGASFVSSSFGIVFAPWLTKVTKVRASLLAPLIIVLAVTGAYGLESRTTDVLLAIAFGLLGYAMRAIGMPVIPLILGLVLGPMVERSYLQSVETFGGLSAFVTRPISLVLVILTVAVIVFEIVSNRRAKVSAEAKEEGIRSATRPFTLAVIGGLGVVAAGSLVLATDFREQSRTFPLIISTIMLALVLLYLAIAAVPVLRRRFGGVIADGHGMEQMMQVPEGLLDHLDEPGAADGDGDGTQPARQVATKVETTTAPAASAAEVDEEAEKADIAARMRNSVILLIAFAAGTWLVGLAITVPVVLFLLMRYVGRESWRVSAITTVVTSVALYFTFVSILRMPLEGGLLLTF, from the coding sequence GTGGATTTCGGTTCTGGCCTGGTCGAAGCCCTGCAGCAGATGACGACGTGGTCGTTCCTGTTGTGGTTCTTCATCGGCGTTCTGAACGGAACGATCTTCGGACTGCTGCCGGGGCTGAGCGGGTCGGTGGGCATCGCCCTCATGATCCCGTTCACCTTCGACATGGAGCCCATGCAGGCGATGGGCCTGTTCGTGGCGGCCCTCGCGGGCCAGAACTTCGCCGGATCCATCACGGCGATCCTCATCAACACGCCGGGGTCGTCGGTGAACGCGGCGACGACCTACGACGGCTACCCCTTGTCGAGACAGGGGCGCGGCGGCTTCGCCATCGGTGTGTCGGCGATGGCGTCGTTCCTCGGCTCGCTCATCGGCATCGCGATCATCATCGCGCTGTTTCCGCTGACCCGCAGCATCCTGCTCTCGTTCTCCTTCCCGGAGCTGACGATGCTCGGGGTGCTCGGGTTGGCGGTCATCGCGGTGGCGTCGCGCGGCTCGATGATCAAGGGCCTGATCGCGGGCATGGTCGGCCTGCTGATCTCGTTCGTCGGCTTCGCGCCCATCGGCGGTGACGTCCGGTACGTCTTCGGCCAGGCGGAGCTGTACGACGGCATCGGCGCGGTCATCGTGCTGATCGGCCTGTTCGCCGTCACCGAGGCGCTCAGCCTGATCGTGCACAACCAGAAGGTGGCGGCGGGTACCCGCACCGCACGCCTGGGCCGCTCGCAGGTCTGGGAGGGCGCCCGCTACGTCTTCACCAAGCCGTTCCTGCTGCTGCGCAGCTCGGTGCTCGGCACGGGCATCGGCCTCATCCCGGCGGTCGGCGGGACGCTGGCGGCCTTCCTAGCCTACTTCCAGGCCGCGAAGACCGTCCGGAACCCGAAGTTCGGCCAGGGCGACCCGCGCGGCGTCCTGGCTCCCGAGGCCGCCAACGACGCCAAGGACGCCGGCGCGGCGCTGCCCAGCCTCGCGTTCGGCATCCCGGGCAGCGCGGACTGGGCGATCGTCCTGGGCGCGATGGTCATGCACGGCATCACGCCCGGCCCGAACCTCATCCGCGACCAGCCCGACATCGTCTGGATGAGCATCCTGGTGATCATCGGCGCGAGCTTCGTGTCGTCGAGCTTCGGCATCGTGTTCGCGCCGTGGCTGACGAAGGTGACGAAGGTGCGGGCCAGCCTGCTGGCCCCGCTCATCATCGTGCTGGCGGTCACCGGGGCGTACGGCCTGGAGTCGCGGACGACGGACGTCCTGCTGGCCATCGCGTTCGGTCTGCTCGGCTACGCGATGCGGGCCATCGGGATGCCGGTCATCCCGCTGATCCTCGGCCTGGTGCTCGGCCCGATGGTCGAGCGGTCGTACCTGCAGTCGGTCGAGACGTTCGGCGGGCTCAGCGCGTTCGTCACTCGGCCGATCTCGCTGGTGCTGGTGATCCTCACGGTCGCCGTCATCGTCTTCGAGATCGTGTCGAACCGGCGCGCGAAGGTGTCCGCCGAGGCCAAGGAGGAGGGGATCCGGTCGGCGACCCGGCCGTTCACCCTCGCGGTCATCGGCGGGCTGGGCGTCGTGGCGGCCGGCTCGCTGGTGCTGGCGACCGACTTCCGCGAGCAGTCGCGGACGTTCCCGCTGATCATCTCGACGATCATGCTGGCGCTGGTGCTGCTCTACCTGGCCATCGCGGCCGTGCCGGTGCTGCGGCGCCGGTTCGGCGGGGTCATCGCCGACGGGCACGGCATGGAGCAGATGATGCAGGTGCCCGAGGGGCTGCTCGACCACCTCGACGAGCCCGGGGCGGCCGACGGCGACGGTGACGGCACGCAGCCGGCCCGGCAGGTGGCGACGAAGGTCGAGACGACGACGGCTCCGGCGGCGTCGGCGGCCGAGGTCGACGAGGAGGCCGAGAAGGCCGACATCGCCGCCCGGATGCGCAACTCGGTCATCCTGCTGATCGCGTTCGCCGCCGGGACCTGGCTGGTCGGCCTGGCGATCACGGTGCCGGTCGTGCTCTTCCTGCTCATGCGCTACGTCGGGCGCGAGAGCTGGCGGGTGTCGGCGATCACCACCGTCGTCACCTCGGTGGCGCTGTACTTCACGTTCGTGTCCATCCTGAGAATGCCACTCGAAGGCGGCCTGCTGCTGACCTTCTGA
- a CDS encoding phosphoadenylyl-sulfate reductase: MTLCPTNSLEALALDAARNLEDAPAGEIVRWAHETFGERFAITASMADGVLSHVASTAVPGIKVLFLDTGYHFAETIGTRDAVAATYDVEVETITHPLRVPEHEAEYGKLYEIDSDLCCAIRKVWPLDRALKPYDAWAGGVRRSESPSRAATPVVAWDPKRGKVKVNPLATWTDEQVDAYVEKHSILVNPLREIGYLSIGCEPCTRPVAAGEDARAGRWAGSSKTECGIHL, from the coding sequence ATGACCCTCTGCCCGACGAACTCCCTCGAGGCTCTCGCGCTGGACGCCGCACGCAACCTGGAGGACGCGCCGGCCGGCGAGATCGTCCGCTGGGCGCACGAGACCTTCGGCGAGCGGTTCGCCATCACCGCCTCCATGGCCGACGGCGTCCTCTCGCACGTCGCGTCGACGGCGGTGCCCGGCATCAAGGTGCTCTTCCTCGACACGGGCTACCACTTCGCCGAGACCATCGGCACCCGCGACGCCGTCGCCGCCACCTACGACGTCGAGGTCGAGACGATCACGCACCCGCTGCGCGTCCCGGAGCACGAGGCCGAGTACGGCAAGCTCTACGAGATCGACTCCGACCTGTGCTGCGCCATCCGCAAGGTCTGGCCGCTGGACCGCGCGCTGAAGCCGTACGACGCCTGGGCCGGCGGCGTCCGCCGCTCCGAGTCGCCCAGCCGCGCCGCCACCCCCGTCGTCGCCTGGGACCCCAAGCGCGGCAAGGTGAAGGTCAACCCGCTGGCCACGTGGACCGACGAGCAGGTCGACGCCTACGTCGAGAAGCACAGCATCCTGGTCAACCCGCTGCGCGAGATCGGCTACCTCTCCATCGGCTGCGAGCCGTGCACCCGTCCCGTCGCGGCGGGCGAGGACGCGCGCGCCGGCCGCTGGGCCGGCTCGTCGAAGACCGAGTGCGGGATCCACCTCTGA
- a CDS encoding class II aldolase/adducin family protein: MSDPDIEQLKRDLVTCTRLLVMADILDYSGHLSARIPGTDTVLIQPRDASRAALTADDMLVVDLNGNLVEGEIPPPAETAIHTGVYRNRPDAALVCHGHPTLSTTWSMTDRTFLPMRHFAYKHPVGLAVHPDATHITTREQGDAVAKTLGDDSACLLRAHGTVLVAPTIQELFMDCLDLEENARTLLVATQLTAGGGELRPLSADECAEIGQSYSRSRHRPNKVWEHYVHRGTVAGVL; the protein is encoded by the coding sequence ATGAGCGACCCCGACATCGAACAGTTGAAGCGCGACCTCGTCACGTGTACCCGGCTGCTGGTGATGGCCGACATCCTCGACTACAGCGGTCATCTGAGCGCGCGGATCCCCGGCACCGACACCGTCCTCATCCAGCCGCGCGACGCCAGCCGCGCGGCTCTGACCGCGGACGACATGCTGGTCGTCGACCTGAACGGCAACCTCGTCGAGGGCGAGATCCCGCCGCCGGCCGAGACGGCGATCCACACCGGCGTCTACCGCAACCGCCCGGACGCGGCGCTCGTCTGCCACGGCCACCCGACGCTGTCGACGACGTGGAGCATGACCGACCGGACGTTCCTGCCGATGCGCCACTTCGCCTACAAGCATCCCGTAGGCCTCGCCGTCCACCCCGACGCCACCCACATCACCACGCGCGAGCAGGGCGACGCCGTCGCGAAGACCCTCGGCGACGACAGCGCCTGCCTGCTGCGCGCCCACGGCACCGTCCTCGTGGCGCCGACCATCCAGGAACTGTTCATGGACTGCCTCGACCTCGAGGAGAACGCGCGCACGCTGCTCGTCGCGACGCAGCTGACGGCGGGCGGGGGCGAGCTCCGGCCGCTCAGCGCCGACGAGTGCGCCGAGATCGGCCAGAGCTACAGCCGCAGCCGGCATCGTCCCAACAAGGTCTGGGAGCACTACGTGCACCGCGGTACCGTCGCGGGCGTCCTCTAG